From Leopardus geoffroyi isolate Oge1 chromosome B4, O.geoffroyi_Oge1_pat1.0, whole genome shotgun sequence, a single genomic window includes:
- the TNS2 gene encoding tensin-2 isoform X8 encodes MRKFCEDKVAAELQPSQRRYISYFSGLLSGSIRMNSSPLFLHYVLVPVLPAFEPGTGFQPFLKIYQSMQLVYTSGIYHVAGPGPQQLCISLEPALLLKGDVMVTCYHKGGRGTDRTLVFRVQFHTCTIHGPRLTFPKDQLDEAWADERFPFQASVEFVFSSSPEKIKGNTPRNDPSVSVDYNTAEPAVRWDSYENFNQHHEDSVDGSPTHTRGPLDGSPYAQVQRAPRQSPPAPSPEPPPPPMLSVSSDSGHSSTLTTEPAAESPGRPPPTAAERQELDRLLGGCGVAGGGRGAGRETAILDDEEQPPVGGGPHLGVYPGHRPSLSRHCSCRQGYREPCGVPNGGYYRPEGTLDRRRLAYGGYEGHPQGYAEASVEKRRLCRSLSEGPYPYPPELGKPANGDFGYRSPGYREVVIVEDPGMPALCSCPACEEKLALPTAALYGLRLEREAGEGWAGEAGKALLHPVRSGHPLPLLVPACGHHHTPMPDYSCLKPPKAGEEGHEGCSYALCPEGRYGHPGYPALVTYGYGGAVPSYCPAYGRVPHSCGSPGEGRGYSSSGAHSPRAGSISPGSPPYPQSRKLSYEIPAEEGGDRYPMPGHLAPAGALASAESPEPASWREGPSGHSTLPRSPCDAQCSASSELSGPSTPLHTSSPVQGKESTRRQDTTSPTLVPTQRLSPGEALPSVPQGSAEKAPELPARSGLELPAPGPFSPTSPPSSPKDWPQEKSPGSRSDSASPRGPVPTTLPGLRHAPWQGLRDPPDSPDGSPLTPVPTQMPWLVASPEPPQSSPTPAFPLAASYDVNGPTQPPLPEKRHLLGPGQQPGPWGPEQASPPARGTSHHVTFAPLLPDNVPQPPEPPVQESQSNVKFVQDTSKFWYKPHLSRDQAIALLKDKDPGAFLIRDSHSFQGAYGLALKVATPPPSAQPWKGDPLEQLVRHFLIETGPKGVKIKGCPSEPYFGEAQGPRGSQEGGGRAREGAIPVGTSGLLSPPPAGSLSALVSQHSISPLSLPCCLRIPSKDPLEETPETPVPANMSTAADLLRQGAACSVLYLTSVETESLTGPQAVARASSAALSCSPRPTPAIVHFKVSAQGITLTDNQRKLFFRRHYPVNSITFCSTDPQDRRWTNPDGTTSKIFGFVAKKPGSPWENVCHLFAELDPDQPAGAIVTFITKVLLGQRK; translated from the exons ATGAGGAAGTTCTGTGAGGACAAGGTGGCCGCGGAGCTGCAGCCCTCCCAGCGCCG ATATATCAGCTACTTCAGCGGCCTCCTGTCCGGCTCCATCAGAATGAACAGCAGCCCTCTCTTCCTGCACTATGTGCTTGTGCCCGTGCTGCCAGCCTTTGAACCTGGCACAG GCTTCCAGCCCTTCCTCAAGATCTACCAGTCCATGCAGCTCGTCTATACATCTGGAATCTA TCACGTTGCAGGCCCTGGGCCGCAACAGCTCTGCATCAGCCTGGAGCCAGCCCTCCTCCTCAAAGGCGATGTCATG GTGACCTGCTATCACAAGGGTGGCCGGGGGACAGACCGGACCCTCGTGTTCCGAGTCCAGTTCCACACATGCACCATCCACGGACCACGGCTCACCTTCCCCAAGGACCAGCTGGACGAGGCCTGGGCGG ATGAGAGGTTCCCCTTCCAAGCCTCGGTGGAGTTCGTCTTCTCCTCCAGCCCTGAAAAGATCAAAG GCAACACCCCACGGAACGACCCCTCGGTCTCTGTTGACTACAACACGGCAGAGCCTGCCGTGCGCTGGGACTCCTACGAGAACTTCAATCAGCACCACGAGGACAGCGTGGACG GCTCCCCGACACACACCCGGGGACCCCTGGATGGCAGTCCTTACGCCCAGGTGCAGCGGGCCCCCCGCCAGAGCCCACCGGCGCCCTCTCCAGAGCCACCTCCACCCCCCATGCTCTCTGTCAGCAGCGACTCCGGCCATTCGTCCACACTGACCACGGAGCCGGCTGCCGAGTCCCCTGGCCGGCCACCCCCAACGGCTGCGGAACGACAGGAGCTAGACCGCCTCCTGGGAGGCTGTGGAGTGGCCGGTGGGGGCCGGGGAGCCGGGCGCGAGACGGCCATCCTGGATGACGAAGAGCAGCCGCCCGTGGGCGGAGGCCCCCACCTCGGAGTGTATCCAGGCCACAGACCCAGCCTCAGCCGCCACTGCTCCTGCCGCCAGGGCTACCGGGAGCCCTGCGGGGTCCCCAATGGGGGCTACTACCGGCCGGAGGGAACCCTGGACAGGCGGCGGCTGGCCTACGGGGGCTACGAGGGGCACCCCCAGGGCTACGCCGAGGCCTCTGTGGAGAAGAGGCGCCTCTGCCGATCCCTGTCTGAGGGGCCGTATCCCTACCCCCCTGAGCTGGGGAAACCAGCCAACGGGGACTTCGGCTACCGTTCCCCAGGCTACCGGGAGGTGGTGATCGTGGAGGACCCTGGGATGCCTGCCCTGTGCTCCTGCCCCGCCTGTGAGGAGAAGCTGGCGCTGCCCACTGCAGCCCTATATGGGCTCAGGCTGGagagggaggctggagaggggTGGGCGGGCGAGGCTGGCAAGGCTCTCCTGCACCCGGTGCGGTCCGGGCACCCACTGCCCCTGCTGGTGCCTGCCTGCGGGCATCACCACACCCCGATGCCCGACTACAGCTGCCTGAAGCCACCCAAGGCAGGCGAGGAAGGGCACGAGGGCTGCTCCTACGCCCTGTGCCCTGAAGGCAGGTATGGGCATCCAGGGTATCCTGCCCTGGTGACATATGGCTATGGAGGAGCCGTTCCCAGTTACTGCCCAGCATATGGCCGGGTGCCTCATAGCTGTGGCTCTCCAGGTGAGGGCAGAGGGTATTCCAGTTCCGGTGCCCACTCCCCACGGGCTGGCTCCATTTCCCCGGGCAGCCCGCCCTACCCACAATCCAGGAAGCTGAGCTACGAGATCcctgcagaggagggaggggacaggtaCCCCATGCCTGGGCACCTGGCCCCCGCAGGAGCCTTGGCATCTGCAG AATCACCTGAGCCAGCATCCTGGAGGGAGGGCCCCAGCGGGCACAGCACCCTGCCTCGGTCTCCCTGTGATGCTCAGTGCAGTGCCTCTTCTGAGCTGTCTGGTCCCTCCACGCCCCTGCACACCAGCAGCCCAGTCCAGGGCAAGGAAAG CACCCGACGGCAGGACACCACGTCCCCCACCTTGGTGCCCACTCAGAGACTAAGTCCTGGCGAGGCTTTGCCGTCCGTTCCCCAGGGAAGCGCTGAAAAGGCTCCCGAGCTGCCAGCGAGAAGCGGGCTTGAGCTTCCAGCCCCtggccccttctcccccacctccccgcccagCTCACCCAAGGACTGGCCTCAGGAGAAGAGCCCGGGGAGCCGCTCAGACAGCGCCAGTCCGAGGGGCCCTGTGCCCACCACACTGCCTGGCCTCCGCCATGCCCCCTGGCAGGGACTTCGAGACCCCCCAGATAGCCCGGATGGGTCCCCCCTCACCCCTGTGCCTACCCAGATGCCCTGGCTTGTGGCCAGCCCAGAGCCGCCTCAGAGCTCACCCACGCCTGCCTTCCCCCTGGCTGCATCCTATGACGTCAAcggccccacccagcccccacttCCCGAGAAACGCCATTTGCTGGGACCTGGGCAACAGCCAGGACCCTGGGGCCCAGAGCAGGCATCACCACCAGCCAGAGGCACCAGTCACCATGTCACCTTTGCACCTCTGCTCCCGGATAatgtcccccaacccccag AGCCCCCTGTGCAAGAGAGCCAGAGCAATGTCAAGTTCGTCCAGGATACATCCAAGTTCTGGTACAAACCACACCTGTCCCGTGACCAAG ccatTGCTCTGCTGAAGGACAAGGACCCTGGGGCCTTCCTGATCAGGGACAGTCACTCATTCCAAGGAGCCTACGGGCTGGCCCTCAAAGTGGCCACACCTCCACCCAGCGCCCAACCCTGGAAAG gggACCCCTTGGAACAGCTGGTCCGTCATTTTCTCATTGAGACTGGGCCCAAAGGGGTGAAGATCAAAGGCTGTCCCAGTGAGCCCTACTTTGGTGAGGCGCAGGGGCCAAGGGGGTCtcaggagggtggagggagagctAGGGAGGGGGCGATACCTGTGGGCACCTCAGGGCTTCTGTCACCTCCCCCTGCAGGCAGCCTGTCGGCCCTGGTGTCCCAGCACTCCATCTCCccactgtccctgccctgctgcctGCGCATCCCCAGCAAAG ATCCTCTAGAAGAGACTCCAGAGACCCCAGTGCCGGCCAACATGAGCACGGCAGCCGACCTCCTACGTCAGGGTGCCG CCTGCAGTGTGCTCTACCTGACCTCAGTGGAGACAGAGTCACTGACGGGCCCTCAAGCGGTGGCCCGGGCCAGCTCTGCAGCTCTGAGCTGCAGCCCCCGGCCAACCCCAGCCATCGTCCACTTCAAGGTCTCAGCCCAGGGCATTACGCTGACGGACAACCAAAGGAA GCTCTTCTTTCGCCGCCATTATCCAGTGAACAGCATCACCTTCTGCAGCACTGATCCTCAGGACCGGAG ATGGACCAACCCCGACGGGACCACCTCCAA GATCTTTGGTTTCGTGGCCAAGAAGCCGGGAAGTCCCTGGGAGAACGTGTGTCACCTCTTTGCAGAGCTTGACCCAGATCAGCCTGCCGGCGCCATTGTCACCTTCATCACCAAAGTCCTACTGGGTCAGAGAAAGTGA
- the TNS2 gene encoding tensin-2 isoform X1 — MKSSGPVERLLRALGRRDSSRATSRPRKAEPHSFREKVFRKKPPVCAVCKVTIDGTGVSCRVCKVATHRKCEAKVTSSCQALPPAELRRNTAPVRRIEHLGSTKSLNHSKQRNTLPRSFSLDPLMERRWDLDLTYVTERILAAAFPARPDEQRHRGHLRELAHVLQSKHRDKYLLFNLSEKRHDLTRLNPKVQDFGWPELHAPPLDKLCSICKAMETWLSADPQHVVVLYCKGSKGKLGVIVSAYMHYSKISAGADQALATLTMRKFCEDKVAAELQPSQRRYISYFSGLLSGSIRMNSSPLFLHYVLVPVLPAFEPGTGFQPFLKIYQSMQLVYTSGIYHVAGPGPQQLCISLEPALLLKGDVMVTCYHKGGRGTDRTLVFRVQFHTCTIHGPRLTFPKDQLDEAWADERFPFQASVEFVFSSSPEKIKGNTPRNDPSVSVDYNTAEPAVRWDSYENFNQHHEDSVDGSPTHTRGPLDGSPYAQVQRAPRQSPPAPSPEPPPPPMLSVSSDSGHSSTLTTEPAAESPGRPPPTAAERQELDRLLGGCGVAGGGRGAGRETAILDDEEQPPVGGGPHLGVYPGHRPSLSRHCSCRQGYREPCGVPNGGYYRPEGTLDRRRLAYGGYEGHPQGYAEASVEKRRLCRSLSEGPYPYPPELGKPANGDFGYRSPGYREVVIVEDPGMPALCSCPACEEKLALPTAALYGLRLEREAGEGWAGEAGKALLHPVRSGHPLPLLVPACGHHHTPMPDYSCLKPPKAGEEGHEGCSYALCPEGRYGHPGYPALVTYGYGGAVPSYCPAYGRVPHSCGSPGEGRGYSSSGAHSPRAGSISPGSPPYPQSRKLSYEIPAEEGGDRYPMPGHLAPAGALASAESPEPASWREGPSGHSTLPRSPCDAQCSASSELSGPSTPLHTSSPVQGKESTRRQDTTSPTLVPTQRLSPGEALPSVPQGSAEKAPELPARSGLELPAPGPFSPTSPPSSPKDWPQEKSPGSRSDSASPRGPVPTTLPGLRHAPWQGLRDPPDSPDGSPLTPVPTQMPWLVASPEPPQSSPTPAFPLAASYDVNGPTQPPLPEKRHLLGPGQQPGPWGPEQASPPARGTSHHVTFAPLLPDNVPQPPEPPVQESQSNVKFVQDTSKFWYKPHLSRDQAIALLKDKDPGAFLIRDSHSFQGAYGLALKVATPPPSAQPWKGDPLEQLVRHFLIETGPKGVKIKGCPSEPYFGEAQGPRGSQEGGGRAREGAIPVGTSGLLSPPPAGSLSALVSQHSISPLSLPCCLRIPSKDPLEETPETPVPANMSTAADLLRQGAACSVLYLTSVETESLTGPQAVARASSAALSCSPRPTPAIVHFKVSAQGITLTDNQRKLFFRRHYPVNSITFCSTDPQDRRWTNPDGTTSKIFGFVAKKPGSPWENVCHLFAELDPDQPAGAIVTFITKVLLGQRK, encoded by the exons ATGAAGTCCAGCGGCCCCGTGGAGAGGCTGCTCagagccctggggaggagggacagcagCCGGGCCACCAGCAGG CCTAGGAAAGCCGAGCCACACAGCTTCCGGGAGAAGGTCTTCCGGAAGAAACCACCAGTCTGTGCAGTGTGTAAGGTGACCATCGATGGAACTGGCGTCTCATGCAGAG TTTGCAAGGTGGCAACACACAGAAAATGTGAAGCAAAG GTGACATCGTCCTGTCAGGCTTTGCCTCCGGCGGAGCTG CGGAGAAACACGGCCCCCGTGAGGCGCATAGAGCACCTG GGATCCACCAAGTCTCTAAACCACTCAAAGCAGCGCAACACTCTGCCCAG gaGCTTCAGCCTGGACCCGCTTATGGAGCGCCGCTGGGACTTGGACCTCACTTACGTGACGGAGCGGATCCTGGCTGCCGCCTTCCCCGCGCGGCCCGACGAGCAGCGACACCGGGGCCACCTGCGCGAGCTGGCTCACGTGCTGCAATCCAAGCACCGCGACAAGTACCTG CTCTTCAACCTTTCAGAGAAAAGACATGACCTGACCCGCCTAAACCCCAAG gtccagGACTTCGGTTGGCCTGAGCTGCACGCACCCCCCCTGGACAAGCTGTGTTCCATCTGCAAAGCCATGGAGACGTGGCTCAGTGCTGACCCACAGCACGTGGTTGTACTGTACTGCAAG GGGAGCAAGGGCAAGCTCGGGGTCATCGTCTCTGCCTACATGCACTACAGCAAGATCTCTGCAGG GGCGGACCAGGCATTGGCTACGCTTACCATGAGGAAGTTCTGTGAGGACAAGGTGGCCGCGGAGCTGCAGCCCTCCCAGCGCCG ATATATCAGCTACTTCAGCGGCCTCCTGTCCGGCTCCATCAGAATGAACAGCAGCCCTCTCTTCCTGCACTATGTGCTTGTGCCCGTGCTGCCAGCCTTTGAACCTGGCACAG GCTTCCAGCCCTTCCTCAAGATCTACCAGTCCATGCAGCTCGTCTATACATCTGGAATCTA TCACGTTGCAGGCCCTGGGCCGCAACAGCTCTGCATCAGCCTGGAGCCAGCCCTCCTCCTCAAAGGCGATGTCATG GTGACCTGCTATCACAAGGGTGGCCGGGGGACAGACCGGACCCTCGTGTTCCGAGTCCAGTTCCACACATGCACCATCCACGGACCACGGCTCACCTTCCCCAAGGACCAGCTGGACGAGGCCTGGGCGG ATGAGAGGTTCCCCTTCCAAGCCTCGGTGGAGTTCGTCTTCTCCTCCAGCCCTGAAAAGATCAAAG GCAACACCCCACGGAACGACCCCTCGGTCTCTGTTGACTACAACACGGCAGAGCCTGCCGTGCGCTGGGACTCCTACGAGAACTTCAATCAGCACCACGAGGACAGCGTGGACG GCTCCCCGACACACACCCGGGGACCCCTGGATGGCAGTCCTTACGCCCAGGTGCAGCGGGCCCCCCGCCAGAGCCCACCGGCGCCCTCTCCAGAGCCACCTCCACCCCCCATGCTCTCTGTCAGCAGCGACTCCGGCCATTCGTCCACACTGACCACGGAGCCGGCTGCCGAGTCCCCTGGCCGGCCACCCCCAACGGCTGCGGAACGACAGGAGCTAGACCGCCTCCTGGGAGGCTGTGGAGTGGCCGGTGGGGGCCGGGGAGCCGGGCGCGAGACGGCCATCCTGGATGACGAAGAGCAGCCGCCCGTGGGCGGAGGCCCCCACCTCGGAGTGTATCCAGGCCACAGACCCAGCCTCAGCCGCCACTGCTCCTGCCGCCAGGGCTACCGGGAGCCCTGCGGGGTCCCCAATGGGGGCTACTACCGGCCGGAGGGAACCCTGGACAGGCGGCGGCTGGCCTACGGGGGCTACGAGGGGCACCCCCAGGGCTACGCCGAGGCCTCTGTGGAGAAGAGGCGCCTCTGCCGATCCCTGTCTGAGGGGCCGTATCCCTACCCCCCTGAGCTGGGGAAACCAGCCAACGGGGACTTCGGCTACCGTTCCCCAGGCTACCGGGAGGTGGTGATCGTGGAGGACCCTGGGATGCCTGCCCTGTGCTCCTGCCCCGCCTGTGAGGAGAAGCTGGCGCTGCCCACTGCAGCCCTATATGGGCTCAGGCTGGagagggaggctggagaggggTGGGCGGGCGAGGCTGGCAAGGCTCTCCTGCACCCGGTGCGGTCCGGGCACCCACTGCCCCTGCTGGTGCCTGCCTGCGGGCATCACCACACCCCGATGCCCGACTACAGCTGCCTGAAGCCACCCAAGGCAGGCGAGGAAGGGCACGAGGGCTGCTCCTACGCCCTGTGCCCTGAAGGCAGGTATGGGCATCCAGGGTATCCTGCCCTGGTGACATATGGCTATGGAGGAGCCGTTCCCAGTTACTGCCCAGCATATGGCCGGGTGCCTCATAGCTGTGGCTCTCCAGGTGAGGGCAGAGGGTATTCCAGTTCCGGTGCCCACTCCCCACGGGCTGGCTCCATTTCCCCGGGCAGCCCGCCCTACCCACAATCCAGGAAGCTGAGCTACGAGATCcctgcagaggagggaggggacaggtaCCCCATGCCTGGGCACCTGGCCCCCGCAGGAGCCTTGGCATCTGCAG AATCACCTGAGCCAGCATCCTGGAGGGAGGGCCCCAGCGGGCACAGCACCCTGCCTCGGTCTCCCTGTGATGCTCAGTGCAGTGCCTCTTCTGAGCTGTCTGGTCCCTCCACGCCCCTGCACACCAGCAGCCCAGTCCAGGGCAAGGAAAG CACCCGACGGCAGGACACCACGTCCCCCACCTTGGTGCCCACTCAGAGACTAAGTCCTGGCGAGGCTTTGCCGTCCGTTCCCCAGGGAAGCGCTGAAAAGGCTCCCGAGCTGCCAGCGAGAAGCGGGCTTGAGCTTCCAGCCCCtggccccttctcccccacctccccgcccagCTCACCCAAGGACTGGCCTCAGGAGAAGAGCCCGGGGAGCCGCTCAGACAGCGCCAGTCCGAGGGGCCCTGTGCCCACCACACTGCCTGGCCTCCGCCATGCCCCCTGGCAGGGACTTCGAGACCCCCCAGATAGCCCGGATGGGTCCCCCCTCACCCCTGTGCCTACCCAGATGCCCTGGCTTGTGGCCAGCCCAGAGCCGCCTCAGAGCTCACCCACGCCTGCCTTCCCCCTGGCTGCATCCTATGACGTCAAcggccccacccagcccccacttCCCGAGAAACGCCATTTGCTGGGACCTGGGCAACAGCCAGGACCCTGGGGCCCAGAGCAGGCATCACCACCAGCCAGAGGCACCAGTCACCATGTCACCTTTGCACCTCTGCTCCCGGATAatgtcccccaacccccag AGCCCCCTGTGCAAGAGAGCCAGAGCAATGTCAAGTTCGTCCAGGATACATCCAAGTTCTGGTACAAACCACACCTGTCCCGTGACCAAG ccatTGCTCTGCTGAAGGACAAGGACCCTGGGGCCTTCCTGATCAGGGACAGTCACTCATTCCAAGGAGCCTACGGGCTGGCCCTCAAAGTGGCCACACCTCCACCCAGCGCCCAACCCTGGAAAG gggACCCCTTGGAACAGCTGGTCCGTCATTTTCTCATTGAGACTGGGCCCAAAGGGGTGAAGATCAAAGGCTGTCCCAGTGAGCCCTACTTTGGTGAGGCGCAGGGGCCAAGGGGGTCtcaggagggtggagggagagctAGGGAGGGGGCGATACCTGTGGGCACCTCAGGGCTTCTGTCACCTCCCCCTGCAGGCAGCCTGTCGGCCCTGGTGTCCCAGCACTCCATCTCCccactgtccctgccctgctgcctGCGCATCCCCAGCAAAG ATCCTCTAGAAGAGACTCCAGAGACCCCAGTGCCGGCCAACATGAGCACGGCAGCCGACCTCCTACGTCAGGGTGCCG CCTGCAGTGTGCTCTACCTGACCTCAGTGGAGACAGAGTCACTGACGGGCCCTCAAGCGGTGGCCCGGGCCAGCTCTGCAGCTCTGAGCTGCAGCCCCCGGCCAACCCCAGCCATCGTCCACTTCAAGGTCTCAGCCCAGGGCATTACGCTGACGGACAACCAAAGGAA GCTCTTCTTTCGCCGCCATTATCCAGTGAACAGCATCACCTTCTGCAGCACTGATCCTCAGGACCGGAG ATGGACCAACCCCGACGGGACCACCTCCAA GATCTTTGGTTTCGTGGCCAAGAAGCCGGGAAGTCCCTGGGAGAACGTGTGTCACCTCTTTGCAGAGCTTGACCCAGATCAGCCTGCCGGCGCCATTGTCACCTTCATCACCAAAGTCCTACTGGGTCAGAGAAAGTGA